A stretch of the Gemmatimonadota bacterium genome encodes the following:
- a CDS encoding bifunctional folylpolyglutamate synthase/dihydrofolate synthase: MGAELKTYGDALDFLFARTTGVWKLGLERVEGFLHLLGDPHRDLRTLHVAGTNGKGSVCATLEAALRARGLRVGKYTSPHLVDFRERFLIDGAPVEAERIVSFVEQWTPEVERLGATFFEATTAMAFTFFAEAKVDVAVIETGLGGRLDASNVVQPLVAGVTNIGIDHVEYLGGTREEIAVEKAGIFKRNTPAIVGEPEAEIRALLCREAVARGASPIRCVYEGGGPTDVRVTAEGTEFTLGGQRIRTPLVGAHQAANAAVAMAMLDALPDDLRPSNADLHRGLSQVLLPGRFQRVGRYLFDVAHNPDGAATLARTMEAVRPPGPVVAIFSVLADKDWRGMLDVLSGVVDHFVLTHCPTAPASRAWNLPEVLAYARERGVSAEVIRDFDRALVRGEAQGATVLITGSFHTVGDAMARLEVNPTGG; this comes from the coding sequence GTGGGTGCCGAGCTGAAAACGTACGGCGACGCGCTCGACTTTTTGTTTGCGCGCACCACAGGCGTTTGGAAGCTTGGGTTGGAGCGGGTTGAGGGTTTTCTGCACCTGCTGGGCGACCCGCACCGCGACTTGCGCACGTTGCACGTGGCCGGCACTAATGGCAAAGGGAGCGTCTGCGCGACGCTCGAAGCGGCGCTCCGCGCCCGCGGCCTGCGCGTGGGGAAATACACGTCGCCGCACCTCGTTGATTTTCGTGAGCGGTTTCTGATTGACGGCGCTCCTGTGGAAGCGGAACGCATTGTCTCCTTTGTTGAGCAGTGGACGCCGGAAGTTGAACGACTCGGTGCCACGTTCTTTGAAGCGACCACCGCGATGGCGTTCACCTTCTTTGCGGAAGCGAAGGTGGATGTCGCGGTCATTGAAACCGGCCTCGGTGGACGACTCGATGCGAGCAATGTGGTGCAGCCGCTCGTGGCTGGTGTGACGAACATTGGCATTGATCACGTGGAGTATCTGGGCGGCACGCGCGAGGAAATCGCGGTGGAAAAGGCCGGGATCTTCAAGCGGAACACGCCGGCGATTGTTGGTGAGCCCGAGGCGGAAATTCGTGCGTTGCTCTGCCGCGAGGCCGTGGCGCGCGGGGCGAGTCCGATACGCTGCGTGTATGAGGGCGGAGGTCCCACCGATGTGCGGGTGACCGCCGAGGGGACCGAGTTTACACTGGGCGGGCAACGAATCCGGACGCCGTTGGTGGGCGCCCATCAGGCCGCCAACGCGGCGGTGGCGATGGCTATGCTCGACGCCCTACCGGACGACCTGCGGCCGTCGAACGCCGATCTGCACCGCGGCCTGTCGCAGGTGTTGCTCCCAGGGCGCTTTCAGCGCGTGGGGCGGTACCTGTTTGACGTGGCCCACAACCCGGACGGGGCGGCGACGCTGGCCCGTACGATGGAGGCGGTGCGGCCTCCGGGGCCCGTGGTGGCGATCTTTAGCGTGCTGGCGGACAAAGACTGGCGTGGCATGCTGGACGTGCTCTCCGGGGTCGTAGACCACTTTGTGCTCACGCACTGTCCAACCGCCCCTGCCAGCCGCGCCTGGAATCTCCCAGAGGTACTGGCATATGCGCGGGAGCGGGGGGTGTCAGCCGAGGTGATCCGGGACTTTGACCGGGCGCTGGTGAGGGGTGAGGCGCAGGGGGCCACGGTGCTCATTACGGGGTCGTTTCACACGGTGGGCGATGCGATGGCTCGGCTGGAGGTAAACCCAACAGGCGGCTAG
- a CDS encoding rod shape-determining protein MreC, which yields MAVSLACLVLPAAMRDNAAAAMRATLVSPLFKLQSRAEVSRHALLSRDAALRLVDSVTVRSQRLSGLEAENERLRLLLGLGAGIRWGFVPAEVLQGRGLGDEFTVTLTAGEQDGVEPLSAVVAPEGIVGVVERVDQAVSMAILWPHADFRVSAMSADESAYGIVSSHAAIGAARYLLEMRSVSLRTPLKAGAVIVSSGLGGVFPRGIPVGTVVSELRSAEGITRSYLLRPMVRLPDVASVIVLRPVRARAGVNGVWQLGPSADSSAKRVLAASDSLDKRAAADSLVRRARADSLARRAITADSVSRTRPAAGRKP from the coding sequence GTGGCCGTGTCGCTCGCCTGTCTCGTGTTGCCGGCCGCGATGCGCGACAACGCCGCCGCGGCCATGCGCGCGACGCTGGTGTCGCCCCTCTTCAAGCTGCAGTCGCGCGCCGAGGTGTCACGACACGCGCTCCTCAGTCGCGACGCGGCGCTCCGGTTAGTGGACAGCGTGACCGTTCGCTCGCAGCGACTCTCCGGACTCGAGGCTGAGAACGAGCGATTGCGCCTGCTGCTCGGCCTTGGGGCCGGGATCCGCTGGGGCTTTGTTCCCGCCGAAGTGCTGCAGGGCCGAGGGCTTGGCGACGAGTTTACGGTGACGCTAACGGCGGGCGAGCAAGACGGGGTCGAGCCGTTGTCGGCCGTGGTCGCGCCGGAAGGGATTGTGGGCGTGGTGGAGCGAGTCGATCAAGCCGTCTCAATGGCGATTCTCTGGCCGCACGCGGATTTCCGCGTGAGCGCTATGTCCGCAGACGAGAGCGCGTACGGCATCGTCTCGTCGCATGCCGCGATCGGCGCGGCGCGATACCTCCTCGAAATGCGCAGTGTGTCGTTGCGCACGCCGCTCAAGGCGGGCGCAGTCATTGTGAGCTCGGGGCTTGGCGGGGTGTTCCCGCGGGGGATTCCGGTGGGGACGGTCGTCTCGGAGCTCCGCAGTGCGGAAGGCATCACGCGCAGTTACCTCCTCCGCCCGATGGTGCGGCTCCCAGATGTTGCGTCGGTGATTGTGCTCCGTCCCGTGCGCGCGCGCGCTGGCGTGAATGGGGTATGGCAGCTCGGACCGTCTGCCGACAGCTCGGCCAAGCGAGTGCTCGCCGCCTCTGATTCGCTCGACAAGCGCGCGGCAGCCGACTCGCTGGTGCGGCGTGCACGGGCGGACTCGCTGGCCCGCCGCGCCATCACGGCCGATTCGGTATCGCGGACGCGCCCCGCCGCCGGACGCAAGCCGTGA
- the mrdA gene encoding penicillin-binding protein 2 → MSFQPNDVQRRGRVASGMLFVMFLFLIGSFFRTQVLQHSQYTLQSEENRLREVPLPAPRGIIYDRRGAVIAENVPGYSVSLLSPREDSLRASLHRLSGTIPMSEEQVDAVLRRYRRNPNRPAVIFPDASFDLVSVLEEHRVEFPGLIIQATSRRHYPDGPAVAALVGYTGEINESELSTLAVQGYKAGQQIGKTGIEKQYEKRLRGREGVRFVEVDARNRVVREAGARQDISPDPAQPLYTNIDLDLQKFIVEIFGDSLQGGAVALEPRTGEVLALHSAPSYDPNRFIGGIPLEYWRQLQADPRRPLLNKAIQGMYPPGSTWKLASAVIALQEGVAMLSDRMPTPCTGGMQFGNRYFKCHDKRGHGSLTLGEAIEKSCDVYFYQLGLKIGLSRLVAGGIALGSRERSGIDLPAESRPLFPTTPVADYYNRKFGVRGWNQSNSLNLVIGQGENAQTVVNMARLYTALATDGEAAQPSVVRSAPHHTRLYQLDSTQLAGVRGALAGVVSRGTAAASRIQGIVLAGKTGTAQSGPKTGDHAWFVGFAPADDPKIVVAVMLEFGGHGTRAARIASKIIEHYLKVSAQQFIQTEGP, encoded by the coding sequence GTGAGTTTTCAGCCAAACGACGTGCAGCGCCGCGGGCGCGTCGCGTCCGGCATGCTGTTTGTGATGTTTTTGTTTTTGATCGGTTCGTTTTTTCGCACGCAGGTGTTGCAGCACTCGCAGTACACACTGCAGTCCGAGGAAAACCGGTTGCGCGAGGTGCCGCTCCCGGCCCCGCGCGGCATCATTTACGACCGTCGCGGCGCGGTGATCGCGGAGAACGTGCCGGGGTACTCGGTGTCGTTGCTCTCCCCGCGCGAAGACTCGCTGCGGGCCTCGCTACACCGGCTGTCGGGGACGATCCCGATGTCGGAGGAGCAGGTGGACGCCGTGCTGCGGCGCTACCGCCGGAATCCCAATCGGCCCGCCGTGATTTTTCCGGATGCGTCGTTCGATCTGGTGTCGGTGCTCGAGGAGCATCGCGTGGAGTTCCCGGGGCTGATCATTCAGGCCACCTCGCGCCGGCATTATCCTGACGGCCCAGCCGTCGCCGCACTCGTGGGCTACACCGGCGAAATCAACGAAAGTGAGCTCAGCACGCTCGCGGTGCAGGGGTATAAGGCGGGGCAACAGATCGGAAAAACCGGGATCGAGAAACAATACGAAAAACGGCTGCGCGGACGCGAAGGGGTTCGGTTTGTAGAGGTGGACGCGCGCAATCGCGTGGTGCGTGAGGCCGGTGCGCGGCAGGACATCAGCCCAGACCCGGCACAGCCCCTCTACACGAACATTGATCTCGACTTGCAGAAGTTTATTGTCGAGATTTTTGGTGACTCGCTTCAGGGCGGGGCGGTGGCCCTTGAGCCGCGCACCGGCGAGGTGCTCGCGCTGCACAGTGCGCCGTCGTACGACCCCAATCGGTTCATTGGCGGCATCCCGTTGGAGTACTGGCGCCAACTGCAGGCGGATCCGCGTCGTCCGTTGCTCAATAAAGCGATACAGGGGATGTACCCGCCGGGCTCCACTTGGAAGCTCGCGAGTGCGGTGATTGCGCTGCAGGAAGGGGTGGCGATGCTGTCGGATCGTATGCCGACGCCGTGCACCGGCGGCATGCAATTTGGCAATCGCTACTTCAAGTGTCACGACAAGCGCGGGCACGGGTCGCTTACGCTTGGTGAGGCGATTGAGAAATCGTGTGACGTGTATTTCTACCAGCTGGGATTAAAGATCGGCTTGTCTCGCCTCGTGGCCGGGGGGATCGCGCTCGGGTCGCGCGAGCGGTCGGGGATTGATTTGCCCGCCGAGTCGCGGCCGCTCTTCCCGACGACGCCGGTGGCGGATTACTACAATCGGAAGTTCGGCGTGCGCGGGTGGAATCAGTCGAACTCGCTGAATTTGGTGATTGGGCAGGGGGAGAACGCGCAGACCGTGGTGAACATGGCGCGTTTGTATACGGCGCTCGCTACGGACGGTGAAGCGGCGCAGCCCTCGGTGGTGCGGAGCGCGCCGCATCACACGCGATTGTACCAACTCGACAGCACCCAACTCGCCGGCGTGCGCGGCGCGCTCGCCGGCGTGGTGAGCCGCGGCACGGCCGCCGCCTCACGCATTCAGGGGATCGTGCTGGCGGGCAAGACAGGCACCGCGCAGAGTGGACCCAAGACCGGCGATCACGCGTGGTTCGTTGGCTTTGCGCCTGCCGATGATCCGAAGATCGTGGTGGCGGTGATGCTCGAGTTTGGTGGACACGGTACGCGTGCCGCGCGCATCGCGTCAAAGATTATTGAGCATTATCTCAAGGTGTCGGCGCAGCAGTTCATCCAGACGGAGGGGCCGTGA
- the mreD gene encoding rod shape-determining protein MreD: MNATRALWFLFVFALLVALHYTLRPMLAWRASIDFLVIALLLVSVRSRPGVAAVAGLAIGIMADSLTPGAFGAGALAMTLVGFSASWLKAAFFADNLALNGMFVFLGKWAGDLLYLVAERRVHGGDFLVQAMLWSPLSAAVTAVAGLVVLTLVRPVLGAPRT, translated from the coding sequence GTGAACGCGACTCGGGCACTCTGGTTTCTTTTTGTATTCGCGTTGCTCGTGGCGCTACACTACACGTTGCGCCCGATGCTGGCGTGGCGGGCGAGTATCGATTTTCTCGTGATCGCCCTGTTGCTGGTGTCGGTGCGATCGCGTCCGGGTGTGGCGGCGGTCGCCGGTCTCGCGATTGGGATTATGGCGGATTCGTTGACGCCCGGCGCCTTTGGCGCAGGCGCGCTCGCGATGACCCTCGTGGGATTTTCTGCGAGTTGGCTCAAGGCTGCGTTCTTTGCGGACAACCTCGCCCTCAACGGCATGTTTGTGTTCCTGGGCAAGTGGGCCGGTGACCTGCTGTACTTGGTCGCCGAGCGTCGGGTGCACGGCGGGGACTTCCTCGTGCAGGCCATGTTGTGGTCGCCGCTCTCCGCGGCGGTGACGGCGGTGGCCGGACTCGTGGTGTTGACCCTCGTGCGTCCCGTCCTTGGGGCGCCCCGAACGTGA
- the rodA gene encoding rod shape-determining protein RodA, with protein sequence MRSRQVMDWPLAVTALALSAFGVAMVFSAGQTDVPTPVAHLWQNQLLWLAIGVFAAWLATRASVRFLDWVATPAYITTCVVLVLLLFIGKGAGTAASTKSWLSIGGVRLGQPSELAKIAVVLMLAKVLASFKQAPHSLLELWRPAAVVGLPWLLIMLQPDLGTGIVFIGIFFAMLFWAGVSWPLLVMVASPGVSLLLASEPLRWGAWFFFLIGLVLWYKPYIAEGVAVVTLNVITGLAATVLWDRLNPYQQRRLLVFLDPSTDPLRSGYHVIQSQVAIGSGGWLGKGFTLGSQKRLAFLPAQHTDFIFPVVGEELGFVGVTIALALFFFLFLRCVRIASRSADPFSSLVAFGLVSIWCVHVLVNVGMTLNLMPVTGIPLPFFSYGGSFMLACWLGMGMQLRVSAEGRGRADSLVI encoded by the coding sequence GTGAGATCCCGTCAGGTGATGGATTGGCCGCTCGCCGTCACGGCGCTCGCGCTTTCGGCGTTTGGGGTTGCGATGGTGTTTAGCGCCGGGCAGACGGATGTGCCGACCCCGGTGGCGCATCTCTGGCAGAATCAGTTGTTGTGGCTGGCGATCGGCGTGTTTGCCGCATGGCTTGCCACGCGCGCCTCGGTGCGATTCCTGGATTGGGTGGCGACCCCCGCGTATATCACGACTTGCGTCGTGCTGGTGTTGCTGCTGTTCATTGGCAAGGGCGCGGGCACGGCGGCCAGCACCAAGAGCTGGCTGTCGATTGGCGGCGTGCGGTTGGGGCAGCCGTCTGAGCTGGCGAAGATCGCGGTGGTGTTGATGCTGGCCAAGGTGCTGGCATCATTCAAACAGGCGCCGCATTCGCTGCTCGAGTTGTGGCGACCCGCAGCGGTGGTGGGATTGCCATGGCTCTTGATTATGCTGCAGCCAGATTTGGGAACTGGCATCGTCTTCATCGGCATCTTTTTCGCGATGCTGTTCTGGGCTGGGGTGTCGTGGCCGTTGTTGGTGATGGTGGCGAGTCCCGGGGTCAGCCTCTTGTTGGCATCGGAACCGTTGCGATGGGGCGCGTGGTTTTTCTTTCTGATTGGACTCGTGCTCTGGTACAAGCCGTATATCGCGGAGGGCGTTGCGGTGGTGACGCTGAACGTGATCACGGGGCTCGCGGCGACCGTGTTGTGGGATCGGCTCAATCCGTATCAGCAGCGCCGTCTCTTGGTGTTCCTTGATCCGTCCACGGATCCGTTGCGCTCGGGCTATCACGTGATTCAATCGCAAGTCGCGATTGGGTCGGGCGGATGGCTGGGCAAGGGGTTCACGCTCGGCTCGCAGAAGCGCCTCGCGTTTTTGCCGGCGCAACACACGGACTTTATTTTTCCTGTCGTGGGTGAAGAATTGGGGTTTGTTGGCGTGACTATAGCGCTGGCGCTCTTCTTTTTCCTCTTCCTGCGTTGTGTGCGCATTGCATCCCGATCGGCTGATCCGTTCTCGAGCCTCGTGGCGTTCGGGCTCGTCTCGATTTGGTGCGTGCACGTGCTGGTGAATGTGGGGATGACGCTGAACTTGATGCCGGTCACCGGCATTCCGTTGCCATTCTTCAGCTACGGCGGCTCGTTCATGCTGGCCTGCTGGCTTGGGATGGGAATGCAGCTCCGGGTGTCGGCCGAAGGGCGTGGCCGAGCCGACTCGCTGGTCATTTAG
- the accD gene encoding acetyl-CoA carboxylase, carboxyltransferase subunit beta: MAWFRKEKKAREPRAQRLDIPPDAWEKCEACGHTDIREKFARSLNVCPVCDYHRRLRAIEYVTLLLDGESWEETESDLRSADPLGFPDYPARLKKALTNAGDTDAILTATGKMEDMPVNLAVMDFAFMGGSMGSVVGEKIARLGQRSLEKKFPLIIISASGGARMQEGVLSLMQMAKTSAVLSQLAERRIPYVSILTNPTTGGVSASYAMLGDAILAEPGAVIGFAGPRVIKQTLGQDLPEGFQTAEFLLDHGMVDAVVHRHKMKGTVGQLLRHMSGMPAASGWVPS, encoded by the coding sequence ATGGCTTGGTTCCGGAAAGAGAAAAAGGCTCGCGAACCCCGCGCCCAGCGGCTGGACATTCCGCCGGATGCGTGGGAGAAGTGCGAGGCATGTGGGCATACCGATATCCGGGAGAAATTCGCCCGGAGCCTCAACGTATGCCCCGTTTGTGACTATCATCGGCGCCTTCGTGCCATTGAGTACGTGACGCTTCTGCTCGACGGCGAGAGCTGGGAGGAGACGGAGTCGGACCTCCGGTCTGCAGACCCGCTGGGCTTTCCGGATTATCCCGCGCGTCTCAAGAAGGCACTCACGAACGCGGGTGATACCGATGCCATTCTGACCGCCACCGGCAAGATGGAAGACATGCCGGTGAACCTTGCCGTCATGGATTTTGCCTTCATGGGCGGATCGATGGGGTCGGTGGTCGGCGAGAAAATCGCGCGACTCGGCCAGCGTTCGCTTGAGAAGAAGTTTCCGTTGATCATCATCTCGGCCTCCGGCGGCGCCCGCATGCAGGAAGGGGTGCTGTCGTTGATGCAGATGGCGAAGACGTCCGCCGTGCTCTCGCAGTTGGCCGAGCGGCGTATTCCGTATGTCTCGATTCTCACGAATCCAACCACTGGTGGCGTGAGTGCGAGCTATGCGATGCTCGGCGATGCCATTCTCGCCGAGCCGGGCGCGGTGATTGGGTTTGCCGGGCCGCGCGTGATCAAGCAGACGCTGGGGCAGGACCTTCCCGAAGGATTCCAGACCGCCGAATTTCTGCTCGACCATGGAATGGTTGACGCGGTGGTGCACCGTCACAAGATGAAGGGGACGGTGGGGCAGTTGCTGCGCCATATGAGCGGGATGCCCGCGGCCAGCGGGTGGGTGCCGAGCTGA